In Anaerolineales bacterium, the following proteins share a genomic window:
- the polX gene encoding DNA polymerase/3'-5' exonuclease PolX, with translation MNNKQLADTFTLIANLLEIKGEIIYKTLAYRKASESLLGLPRDASEFWKEGKLEEIPGVGKAIAEKIDELLSTGKLEFLEKIKKEIPEELASWLAVPSLGPKKVGMIWKTLGITSLSQLEAAAKAGKLRDLPSMGAKSETAILEGIASLARRSGRLPLGRAYPLAQQIVAQLKRVKGVVAAEPAGSLRRMRSTVGDLDILVASKDSEAVMEAFTNLPNVSRVLGKGEFKSSVEFSDGIRAQVWVHPPNEFGTALQYATGSKDHNVLLRQLALDKGLSLSDHSFKKVKGGKEIFCATEEEVYKTLGLQWVPPELREGRDEVALAKANKLPKLIEVKDIKANLHMHSTYSDGKLSMMDMAKAAIKRGLKTIVFSDHSVSLGVANGLSIERHKQQAAEIKKIQKQLGDQITILHSSEVEIKADGSLDYPDDFLASLDLVVASLHSSLRQPREKITARLLKAVNNPHVDIIGHPTGREFPDREAADLDMEVILQAAAKSGVAMEISASPYRLDLDDPHARRARELGVLLSINTDAHSEEDYDMLHYGVAIARRAGVTKEDVINCWSTEKLLKWLKKRG, from the coding sequence ATGAACAACAAACAACTTGCCGATACGTTCACGCTTATCGCAAACCTGCTCGAGATCAAAGGCGAGATCATTTACAAAACGCTCGCCTATCGCAAAGCGTCCGAAAGTTTGCTCGGCTTGCCGCGCGACGCCTCGGAATTTTGGAAAGAGGGCAAGCTGGAGGAAATCCCTGGGGTGGGCAAAGCCATCGCCGAAAAAATTGACGAGTTGCTCTCCACTGGCAAACTCGAATTTCTCGAAAAAATAAAAAAGGAAATTCCCGAAGAACTCGCCTCGTGGCTGGCTGTGCCGTCATTGGGACCGAAAAAAGTGGGGATGATCTGGAAGACGTTGGGAATCACGAGTCTTTCGCAACTTGAGGCTGCCGCCAAAGCGGGGAAATTGCGCGACCTCCCCAGCATGGGCGCCAAGTCCGAAACTGCGATTCTCGAAGGGATCGCCTCGCTCGCCCGCAGGTCGGGCAGGCTTCCGCTGGGACGCGCCTATCCGCTGGCGCAACAGATCGTCGCGCAACTCAAAAGGGTGAAAGGAGTCGTCGCCGCCGAACCCGCTGGAAGTCTGAGAAGGATGCGTTCGACCGTCGGCGATCTCGATATCTTGGTGGCGTCCAAAGATTCAGAGGCGGTCATGGAGGCGTTCACGAATCTTCCGAACGTCAGCCGCGTGTTGGGCAAGGGCGAGTTCAAATCCAGCGTCGAGTTCAGCGACGGAATCCGCGCGCAAGTGTGGGTGCATCCGCCGAACGAGTTTGGCACCGCGTTGCAATACGCGACAGGCTCGAAAGATCACAACGTGTTGTTGCGGCAACTCGCGCTCGATAAAGGTTTGTCGTTGTCGGATCATTCGTTTAAAAAAGTTAAAGGCGGGAAAGAAATTTTTTGCGCCACCGAAGAGGAAGTGTATAAAACGTTGGGCTTGCAATGGGTTCCGCCCGAACTGCGCGAGGGACGCGATGAGGTCGCGCTTGCGAAGGCAAACAAACTTCCGAAGTTGATCGAAGTGAAAGACATCAAAGCCAACTTGCACATGCACTCCACGTACAGCGACGGCAAGTTGAGCATGATGGACATGGCAAAGGCGGCGATCAAGCGCGGCTTGAAAACGATCGTGTTCTCCGATCATTCGGTGAGCCTCGGCGTGGCGAACGGCTTGTCCATCGAACGGCACAAACAGCAAGCCGCCGAGATCAAGAAGATTCAAAAACAACTCGGCGACCAGATCACGATTCTGCATTCGAGCGAAGTGGAAATTAAAGCCGACGGTTCGTTGGATTATCCCGACGACTTCCTCGCTTCACTCGACCTTGTGGTTGCCTCACTCCATTCGAGTCTGCGCCAGCCTCGAGAGAAAATCACGGCGCGCTTGTTGAAAGCGGTCAACAACCCGCACGTGGACATCATCGGTCACCCAACGGGACGCGAGTTCCCCGACCGCGAAGCCGCCGACTTGGATATGGAAGTCATCCTGCAAGCCGCGGCGAAATCGGGCGTGGCGATGGAGATCAGCGCCAGCCCCTATCGCCTCGACCTCGACGATCCGCACGCCCGCCGCGCTAGAGAGTTGGGCGTCCTCCTCAGCATCAACACCGACGCGCACTCCGAAGAAGATTACGACATGCTCCACTACGGCGTCGCCATCGCAAGACGCGCAGGAGTTACAAAAGAGGATGTGATCAATTGCTGGTCTACGGAGAAGTTGTTGAAGTGGTTGAAGAAACGCGGTTAG